CCGGTGACACGCTCGGCGTCGGCCTGCTGCACGAGGGCAAGGTGATCGCGCCGCTCGGCGGGCGCAGCGGTGCGCACATCACGGTCGCGGTCGGCGGCCGGCGTTGTTCCTGCGGGAACCTCGGCTGCTGGAAGACGATCGCGACCTCGACCTGGCTGCGGCAGGAGGCGACGGTTCGCGGCCTCGGCGAGATCACCGGCGTGGGCGACCTGATCGCCGCCGCCCGCCAGAACACCGGCGCGCGCCGCCTGATGGCCGAGTACGCCGACAACCTCGCCGTCGGGCTCTCGTCCGTTCAGCACCTGCTGGCTCCCGGCCTCTACATCGTGCACGGCGACGCGGCCGTGGGCGGCGGCGAGTTCCTCGGCCGGATCGAGGAACGGCTGCGTGCGGTCAGCGACTGGGCCGAGTTCGCCGAGCGGCCGCGCGTCGTGGCGGCGGACACGGCCGCCGACGACGTCGCGCTGCTCGGCGGCGCGGGCCTGGTGCTGTCCCGCCTGTCCGGCCAGTGAGCCGTCCCTTCGCCGTCGCCGC
The Kribbella italica DNA segment above includes these coding regions:
- a CDS encoding ROK family protein; translated protein: MADVPRSNRHLQPVGAETAEADRGDGVTPGESLIGSVELLAGSVRVALVSPAGRIVQRAEQEFPATDDPGVLRAALQDTVEGCLAGSDPCGVGVASAGLVDHTTGVLRRIDDRPGFTGYPIAASLTKLLGCPVFVDHRARLQVLGDRWFGQGAGRASFASVATGDTLGVGLLHEGKVIAPLGGRSGAHITVAVGGRRCSCGNLGCWKTIATSTWLRQEATVRGLGEITGVGDLIAAARQNTGARRLMAEYADNLAVGLSSVQHLLAPGLYIVHGDAAVGGGEFLGRIEERLRAVSDWAEFAERPRVVAADTAADDVALLGGAGLVLSRLSGQ